In Gemmatimonadaceae bacterium, one DNA window encodes the following:
- a CDS encoding DUF4956 domain-containing protein: MSSSWRSAPATRVILRSVVLYVALAVLATMAWEVLPRGNAEIPSSLDALFGKADAVSKQQSAAPLDEGTLAFTMAVAMAAASLLSLPVAWIYQLTRAKRGYQQSVVQLLIILPTVVSGIVLLVKYSVTLAFSLAGIVAAVRFRNSLDDSKDAVYVFLATGLGLAAAVNMPVAFVLSVGFNVLILALWFTDFGHAVELDGRLAEKRLARAKQMARTGTFVARMDEEVLRNMTTEQLEGLAERAFRRAKANNMTTEMPVVFEERTLRLTTSDPAMLRRVLEPRLAEHTKTWRFGGMQTADGTTVLEYRVQLKKKTGPEELLSLVRATGASQLEAAELE; this comes from the coding sequence GTGAGTTCCAGTTGGCGCTCGGCGCCCGCCACGCGCGTGATCCTGCGAAGCGTCGTGCTGTACGTGGCGCTGGCCGTCCTCGCCACCATGGCGTGGGAGGTGCTGCCGCGCGGCAACGCCGAGATCCCGTCGTCGCTCGACGCGCTCTTCGGCAAGGCCGACGCGGTGTCCAAGCAGCAGTCGGCCGCTCCGCTCGATGAGGGGACGCTGGCGTTCACCATGGCCGTAGCGATGGCGGCGGCCTCGCTGCTGTCGCTGCCCGTGGCATGGATCTATCAGCTCACCCGCGCCAAGCGGGGCTACCAGCAGTCGGTGGTGCAGCTGCTGATCATCCTGCCCACGGTGGTCAGTGGCATCGTGCTGCTGGTGAAGTATTCCGTCACCCTCGCCTTCTCGCTGGCCGGCATCGTGGCGGCGGTGCGCTTCCGCAACTCGCTCGACGACAGCAAGGACGCGGTCTACGTGTTTCTCGCCACCGGGCTGGGGCTCGCGGCGGCGGTGAACATGCCGGTGGCCTTCGTGCTGAGTGTCGGCTTCAACGTGCTGATTCTCGCGCTCTGGTTCACCGACTTCGGACACGCCGTGGAACTCGACGGACGGTTGGCCGAGAAGCGCCTCGCCCGCGCCAAGCAGATGGCCCGGACCGGCACCTTCGTCGCGCGGATGGACGAAGAAGTCCTGCGCAACATGACCACCGAGCAGCTCGAAGGGCTCGCCGAGCGCGCGTTCCGCCGGGCCAAGGCCAACAACATGACCACCGAGATGCCGGTCGTGTTCGAGGAGCGGACCCTGCGGCTCACGACCAGCGATCCCGCGATGCTGCGCCGCGTGCTCGAGCCCCGGCTGGCCGAGCACACGAAGACGTGGCGGTTTGGCGGGATGCAAACCGCCGATGGGACCACGGTGCTCGAGTATCGCGTGCAGCTCAAGAAGAAGACCGGCCCGGAGGAACTGCTCTCGCTCGTGCGTGCCACCGGCGCGTCGCAGCTCGAGGCCGCGGAGTTGGAGTAA
- a CDS encoding alkaline phosphatase family protein, translating into MMRSLLVTPAVALLLVAAASRPGPSRPVPAPALDRHASVAQPAKPSLVVLIAVDQFKADYLDRFGPELTGGLARLAKGGARFTNAHHDHAITETAPGHATLLSGRFPRSTGIMLNREGVEDNAYPLVLGGYGTGASPRRFKGTTLADWMKAADKNTKTLSVSMKDRAAILPIGSSKSDVYWYAIDGRFLTSTYYRKDIPAWLQQFNDRNLIFSYAGKTWDLLRPASSYPEPDSVPIEMGGKNFTFPHKLSDDPIETGSEIRITPFMDEVTVALALHGLEAMQLGKGASTDLLSFSLSATDVIGHNYGPDSREMHDQILRLDRTLGVFLDSLYTLRDSTKVTLVLTADHGVGTIPELKTDITPRPVRANLYPLMPAVRAQLKALKVDTTAVELDQQIVLVNRAAFKKPADLDSVMEAFARAARTQPGIARVDRWSKILADSASDDIARRWAHQFPAESNVDAVVTLTPYSTWGGNIASHGSPRDYDSQVPIIFFGAGVKPGVRDQKVRTVDIAPTLADLLGVKPLERLDGTVLPIRP; encoded by the coding sequence ATGATGCGCTCACTCCTCGTCACCCCTGCCGTCGCCCTGCTCCTGGTGGCCGCGGCCTCGCGTCCCGGCCCGTCACGCCCGGTCCCGGCGCCCGCTCTTGACCGCCATGCGTCAGTCGCGCAGCCCGCCAAGCCGTCGCTGGTGGTGCTGATCGCGGTGGACCAGTTCAAGGCGGACTATCTCGATCGGTTCGGCCCGGAGCTTACCGGCGGACTGGCTCGGCTGGCGAAGGGTGGGGCGCGCTTCACAAACGCGCATCACGACCACGCCATCACCGAAACGGCGCCGGGCCACGCCACGCTGTTGTCGGGGCGCTTTCCGCGGTCCACCGGCATCATGCTCAATCGCGAGGGCGTGGAAGACAACGCCTATCCGCTGGTGCTCGGCGGCTACGGCACCGGGGCCTCGCCGCGTCGGTTCAAGGGGACCACGCTCGCGGACTGGATGAAGGCGGCCGACAAGAATACCAAGACGCTGTCGGTGTCGATGAAGGATCGCGCCGCGATCCTGCCCATCGGGTCGTCGAAGAGCGACGTGTACTGGTATGCGATCGATGGGCGCTTCCTCACCAGCACGTATTACCGCAAGGACATCCCGGCGTGGTTGCAGCAGTTCAATGACCGCAACCTGATCTTCAGCTATGCCGGCAAGACCTGGGACCTGCTGCGGCCGGCGAGCAGCTATCCCGAGCCGGACTCGGTGCCGATCGAGATGGGCGGCAAGAACTTCACGTTCCCGCACAAGCTGAGCGACGACCCCATCGAAACGGGGAGCGAAATTCGCATCACCCCCTTCATGGACGAGGTGACGGTGGCCCTCGCGCTCCACGGCCTGGAGGCGATGCAGCTTGGCAAGGGCGCGTCCACCGACCTGCTGTCGTTCTCCCTGAGCGCGACCGACGTCATCGGCCACAATTACGGCCCCGATTCGCGCGAGATGCACGACCAGATCCTGCGCCTCGATCGCACGCTCGGCGTGTTTCTGGATTCGCTCTACACGCTGCGTGACTCGACCAAGGTGACGCTCGTGCTCACCGCCGATCACGGGGTCGGGACGATTCCCGAACTCAAGACGGACATCACGCCGCGACCGGTGCGGGCCAATCTGTATCCGCTCATGCCGGCCGTGCGCGCGCAGCTCAAGGCGCTCAAGGTCGATACGACGGCGGTGGAGCTCGACCAGCAGATCGTGCTGGTCAACCGGGCGGCCTTCAAGAAGCCGGCGGATCTGGACAGTGTGATGGAGGCGTTTGCGCGCGCCGCGCGCACGCAGCCCGGCATCGCGCGCGTGGATCGCTGGTCCAAGATCCTGGCCGACTCGGCGAGCGATGACATCGCCCGCCGATGGGCCCACCAGTTCCCGGCGGAGTCGAATGTGGACGCGGTGGTGACGCTCACGCCGTACAGCACGTGGGGCGGCAACATCGCATCCCATGGTTCGCCGCGCGACTACGACTCGCAGGTCCCGATCATCTTTTTCGGCGCCGGCGTAAAGCCGGGCGTGCGCGACCAGAAGGTACGCACGGTGGATATCGCGCCGACGCTCGCCGACCTGCTGGGTGTGAAGCCGCTCGAGCGGTTGGATGGAACCGTGTTGCCGATTCGCCCGTAG
- a CDS encoding aminotransferase class I/II-fold pyridoxal phosphate-dependent enzyme yields the protein MPTTASRLNVFTESVIRGTTRLANQYGAINLSQGFPDFDPPEVLLEGLDRARNGPFHQYAVTWGAPRFRQALARKISHFSGLEVDPDQHLVVTCGSTEAMMCAMMTACNPGDKVIVFSPFYENYAADAILSGAEPIYVPLHPPGFGFDEDDLKKAFAQNPKAIVVCNPSNPSGKVFTRDELMTIIRYAEQHDTWIISDEPYEHIVYAPHQHVYVNTLPGAFERTITVNSLSKTYSITGWRLGYVHAPAHVIAQAKKVHDFLTVGAAAPLMEAAVGALELPPSYYQGLAELYTAKRTLFLDILKTTGLSYTEPQGAYYVMVDVSPLGFANDTLASEWLIKEIGVAGVPGSSFFREPVHHLVRFHFAKREETLRAAGERLAQLTVRANAGR from the coding sequence ATGCCCACCACCGCCTCCCGCCTGAACGTCTTTACCGAGTCCGTCATCCGGGGCACGACCCGCCTCGCGAATCAGTACGGCGCCATCAACCTCTCGCAGGGCTTCCCGGACTTTGATCCGCCGGAGGTGTTGCTCGAAGGGCTCGACCGCGCGCGCAACGGGCCGTTCCATCAATACGCGGTCACCTGGGGCGCGCCGCGCTTCCGGCAGGCGCTCGCCCGCAAGATCAGCCACTTCAGTGGGCTGGAGGTCGATCCCGATCAGCACCTCGTCGTGACCTGCGGCAGCACCGAGGCGATGATGTGCGCGATGATGACCGCCTGCAATCCGGGCGACAAGGTCATCGTCTTCTCGCCCTTCTACGAGAACTACGCCGCCGACGCGATCCTCTCGGGGGCCGAACCGATCTACGTCCCGTTGCATCCGCCGGGCTTTGGCTTCGACGAAGACGATCTCAAAAAGGCCTTCGCCCAGAACCCCAAGGCGATCGTCGTCTGCAATCCGTCGAATCCGAGCGGCAAGGTGTTCACGCGCGATGAGCTGATGACGATCATCCGCTACGCCGAGCAGCACGATACCTGGATCATCAGCGACGAGCCGTACGAGCACATCGTGTACGCGCCACATCAGCATGTGTACGTGAACACGCTCCCCGGCGCGTTCGAGCGCACGATCACGGTGAACTCGCTCTCCAAGACGTACTCCATCACCGGCTGGCGTCTGGGCTATGTGCACGCACCGGCGCACGTCATTGCGCAGGCCAAGAAGGTGCACGACTTCCTCACCGTAGGGGCCGCGGCGCCACTCATGGAGGCGGCCGTCGGCGCACTCGAACTGCCCCCGAGCTACTACCAGGGGCTCGCCGAGCTCTACACCGCCAAGCGCACGCTCTTCCTCGACATCCTCAAGACGACGGGGTTGTCGTACACCGAGCCGCAGGGCGCGTACTACGTCATGGTCGATGTCAGCCCGCTCGGCTTTGCCAACGATACGCTGGCGAGCGAGTGGCTCATCAAGGAGATCGGCGTGGCCGGGGTGCCGGGGTCGAGCTTCTTCCGCGAGCCGGTGCACCACCTGGTGCGCTTCCACTTCGCGAAGCGCGAAGAAACGCTGCGCGCCGCCGGGGAACGGCTGGCGCAGCTGACGGTGCGAGCCAACGCCGGGCGGTGA
- a CDS encoding DUF3429 domain-containing protein, which translates to MTPSPVSAGPAMPSRAIWLISCSGLVPFLVCLGLIYGVPSQRAAAIQAFVAYSALTLTFLGGARWGAELVRAPDSPALGRLMAAAIPSVVGLFALLPQVPPRLAIGLLLSSSAWQLTWDVAAARAGLLPAWNGRVRTVMTVLGTVCTVGVLPAVW; encoded by the coding sequence ATGACTCCTTCTCCAGTATCTGCGGGGCCGGCGATGCCGAGCCGTGCCATCTGGCTGATCAGCTGTTCCGGGCTCGTGCCCTTTCTCGTGTGTCTTGGCCTGATCTACGGCGTGCCCTCGCAGCGCGCCGCGGCCATCCAGGCGTTCGTCGCCTACTCGGCGCTGACCCTCACCTTCCTCGGCGGCGCCCGGTGGGGCGCCGAGCTCGTGCGGGCACCGGACAGCCCGGCGCTGGGCCGGCTGATGGCCGCCGCCATCCCGTCGGTGGTGGGACTGTTCGCGCTCCTCCCGCAGGTCCCCCCGCGGTTGGCGATTGGCCTGCTGCTGTCCTCAAGCGCCTGGCAGCTGACGTGGGACGTGGCCGCGGCGCGCGCCGGCCTGCTCCCGGCGTGGAATGGCCGGGTGCGGACGGTGATGACGGTGCTGGGGACGGTGTGTACGGTGGGGGTGTTGCCGGCGGTGTGGTGA
- a CDS encoding type IV pilus twitching motility protein PilT, which produces MRRRESDAPFGPFSSNEEAQAALEKLLRIQVSRGAADLHLRVGEPPIFRLGGDVMRLEGENPLQPDQVDAMLKSIMPEKNKKEFAERWDTDFAHEIEGVSRFRVNVLRDRKGTAAVLRTIASGTVTVEEMGISPEVQALCNLSKGLVLVTGPTGSGKSTTLCALVDLMNRTRSDHIITIEDPIEFVHQSKKCLITQRQVGVHTESFKSALRAALREDPDIVLVGELRDLETIAIALETAETGHLVFGTLHTSTAASTINRIVDQYPADRQEQIRIMLAESLKGVISQTLCKKIGGGRVAAREILIVNKAVSALIRENKTVQINNVIQTQRKLGMETLNDALMSLVKSKTIEPEEAYMKSVERKDMMAKLKALGYQVEGVSGDE; this is translated from the coding sequence GTGCGGCGGCGTGAGTCGGACGCCCCGTTCGGTCCATTCTCGAGCAATGAGGAAGCCCAGGCTGCGCTCGAGAAGCTGTTGCGCATTCAGGTGTCGCGGGGGGCGGCCGACCTCCATCTCCGCGTGGGTGAGCCGCCAATCTTCCGCCTGGGCGGCGACGTGATGCGACTTGAGGGGGAGAATCCGCTGCAGCCGGACCAGGTCGATGCGATGCTCAAGTCGATCATGCCGGAGAAGAACAAGAAGGAGTTCGCCGAGCGGTGGGACACCGACTTTGCGCACGAGATCGAGGGCGTCTCCCGGTTCCGCGTGAACGTGCTGCGCGACCGGAAGGGCACCGCGGCCGTGCTGCGTACCATTGCCAGCGGCACGGTCACCGTCGAGGAGATGGGGATCAGCCCCGAAGTGCAGGCGTTGTGCAACCTGTCGAAGGGGCTGGTGCTGGTGACCGGCCCGACGGGCTCGGGCAAGTCCACCACGCTCTGCGCGCTGGTGGATCTCATGAACCGGACGCGCTCCGATCACATCATCACGATCGAAGACCCGATCGAGTTCGTCCACCAGAGCAAGAAGTGCCTCATCACCCAGCGCCAGGTGGGCGTGCACACCGAGTCGTTCAAGAGCGCGCTGCGTGCGGCGCTGCGTGAGGATCCGGATATCGTGCTGGTCGGCGAGTTGCGCGACCTCGAGACGATCGCGATCGCGCTCGAGACCGCCGAGACTGGCCACCTGGTGTTCGGTACGCTGCACACCAGCACGGCCGCGAGCACGATCAACCGCATCGTGGACCAGTACCCGGCCGACCGGCAGGAGCAGATCCGCATCATGCTCGCCGAGTCGCTCAAGGGCGTGATCTCGCAGACGCTGTGCAAGAAGATCGGCGGCGGCCGCGTGGCGGCGCGCGAGATCCTCATCGTGAACAAGGCCGTGAGCGCGCTCATTCGTGAGAACAAGACGGTGCAGATCAACAACGTCATTCAGACCCAGCGCAAGCTCGGCATGGAGACGCTGAACGACGCGCTGATGAGCCTCGTGAAGAGCAAGACAATCGAGCCCGAAGAGGCTTACATGAAGAGCGTCGAGCGCAAGGACATGATGGCGAAGCTCAAGGCGCTTGGCTATCAGGTCGAGGGCGTGTCGGGCGACGAGTAA
- a CDS encoding protein kinase produces MPVVPPFQLLDRYDVIEEIGRGGHAVVYRAYDRALTRDVAVKVLREDVLAPTIKARFTQEIQVMATLQHPHILHVHDSGTFEGQPFVVMALAPAQTLAHRLEREPQLPIQDAVQIAREVGSALAHAHARGVLHRDVKPENILLSDGGAILADFGIARVTGELAISRITSTGEAVGTLQYMSPEQLCAEPVDARSDQYALACVLYEMIAGMHPHPAATFEALRALRLMGRQTPLSLLRPSVSPVLEEVVTRAMAVTPADRFRSMDEFLMALDLTRTGDATIVGVTGSGVAIRSDSRGHAAVAAPVRRSGRRAWVAGGVLAMGAAGAALWTSGGVRASPAVTGPTVSLAIEGDSLTRAFSERVQRELSAWDGVTMVPRDGTWRLQATATVLGDSVQLRLEGSGTPLTTGDSGGPATTRLQIAQMLPRVEVATADERTAMMVRHVLAGAPFGEVPGLDGLPGRSLAALRSYVRGHALLRVGQLDSAATSFQVARDAEPRFAQARFWAAQSAAWNSPRVVDRWKGDADEAVRLGTLHGVDSLLAAGLQHMAAARFPEACDAYRRTTGLDAESFSGWFNLGLCQSLDRAVVRDAGNHPQFRGSAWSALKAFSMAVQTAPTSELLARVFGVIRAGTYSTGSELRRGADGATAFAAYPERRGDSLAFVPIDTASLRTGGAALIPTTWTAGLRLGRERAILLAEQWRSRFPGSVQARLVYIESLERAGRLTGDDSVAIHLALGAADSTQRSAADQAQLAIARTRIALRRGDLTGARSAGRAALALVTTVTDTLVRQQLTAVAVLLGDAGALDALAARNTDPGQMPASVATPFRQLESALFLGRCAEAMQRLAQTERALEGALPRSEHAGARLQWIRPLTRWGLPCLGVERAAQYPMQVLLDSAVVLLSRSRPDQSRRLLATIRAQRSGAAVGSITWDYQFPESWLTIAAGDTTAGLNQLVDALNNLATMSAYTLIEPPQAASLRNALQFLAEFPAPRDAQSSLARWRERARGFLTP; encoded by the coding sequence ATGCCCGTAGTCCCTCCATTCCAACTGCTTGACCGCTACGACGTGATCGAGGAGATCGGTCGCGGCGGTCATGCTGTGGTCTACCGGGCATACGATCGCGCGCTGACGCGCGACGTGGCGGTCAAGGTCCTGCGCGAGGACGTGCTGGCGCCGACGATCAAGGCGCGCTTCACGCAGGAAATCCAGGTGATGGCGACGCTGCAGCACCCCCATATCCTGCACGTGCACGATTCGGGGACGTTCGAAGGGCAGCCGTTCGTCGTGATGGCACTGGCGCCGGCCCAGACGCTGGCGCATCGACTCGAGCGCGAGCCGCAGTTGCCCATCCAGGATGCGGTGCAGATTGCGCGCGAGGTGGGGAGTGCCCTTGCGCATGCCCACGCGCGCGGGGTGCTGCACCGCGATGTGAAGCCCGAGAACATCCTGCTGAGCGACGGCGGGGCCATTCTCGCCGACTTCGGCATCGCGCGCGTCACCGGGGAGCTCGCCATCTCGCGCATCACGAGCACCGGCGAGGCGGTGGGCACGCTGCAGTACATGAGCCCCGAACAGCTGTGCGCCGAGCCGGTCGATGCGCGCAGCGATCAGTATGCGCTGGCGTGCGTGCTCTACGAGATGATCGCCGGCATGCATCCCCATCCGGCGGCGACCTTCGAGGCACTGCGCGCACTGCGGTTGATGGGGCGCCAGACGCCGCTCTCGCTGCTGCGCCCCTCGGTCTCGCCGGTGCTGGAGGAGGTGGTCACCCGTGCCATGGCCGTCACGCCCGCCGACCGGTTCCGGTCGATGGACGAATTTCTCATGGCGCTCGACCTCACCCGCACCGGCGACGCGACCATCGTGGGCGTCACGGGGAGTGGGGTGGCGATTCGGAGTGACAGTCGCGGGCACGCGGCGGTGGCGGCGCCCGTACGGCGCTCGGGCCGCCGCGCATGGGTCGCCGGCGGCGTCCTGGCGATGGGCGCCGCCGGCGCCGCACTCTGGACGTCGGGTGGAGTCCGTGCATCACCGGCGGTCACGGGCCCGACGGTGAGTCTCGCGATCGAGGGCGACTCCCTCACGCGTGCCTTCAGCGAACGCGTCCAGCGCGAACTGTCTGCGTGGGATGGGGTGACGATGGTGCCACGCGACGGCACCTGGCGCCTGCAGGCAACGGCTACGGTGCTTGGGGATTCCGTGCAGCTGCGGCTCGAGGGGAGCGGCACGCCACTCACGACCGGCGATTCCGGAGGGCCGGCCACGACGCGCCTGCAGATTGCGCAGATGCTGCCTCGGGTGGAGGTCGCGACGGCCGACGAACGGACGGCGATGATGGTGCGGCATGTCCTAGCCGGCGCTCCATTCGGTGAGGTGCCGGGTCTCGATGGGCTGCCCGGGCGTTCGCTCGCTGCCCTGCGATCCTACGTGCGCGGGCACGCGCTGCTGCGCGTCGGGCAACTCGACTCAGCCGCCACGTCGTTTCAGGTGGCGCGCGATGCAGAACCACGCTTTGCGCAGGCCCGATTCTGGGCCGCGCAGAGCGCCGCCTGGAATTCGCCGCGCGTCGTTGATCGCTGGAAAGGTGATGCCGATGAAGCGGTCCGACTGGGAACGCTGCACGGTGTAGATTCGCTGCTCGCAGCGGGGTTGCAGCACATGGCGGCCGCGCGGTTTCCCGAGGCCTGCGACGCGTATCGACGGACCACCGGACTCGACGCCGAAAGCTTCAGCGGATGGTTCAACCTCGGACTCTGTCAAAGTCTTGATCGAGCGGTCGTTCGCGACGCCGGGAATCACCCACAGTTTCGCGGCAGTGCGTGGAGTGCGCTGAAGGCCTTCAGCATGGCGGTCCAGACGGCACCCACGAGTGAACTGCTCGCTCGCGTCTTCGGGGTGATCCGTGCCGGTACCTACTCAACGGGGAGCGAACTTCGCCGAGGCGCGGATGGCGCCACCGCCTTCGCCGCCTACCCAGAACGTCGGGGTGACTCCCTCGCCTTCGTACCGATCGATACGGCCAGCCTGCGCACGGGTGGCGCCGCGCTGATTCCGACCACGTGGACGGCGGGGCTCCGCTTGGGACGCGAGCGCGCCATTCTGCTCGCGGAACAGTGGCGGAGCCGTTTCCCAGGTTCGGTGCAGGCCCGCCTCGTCTACATCGAGTCGCTCGAGCGCGCGGGCCGGCTCACCGGCGACGATAGCGTTGCCATTCATCTGGCCCTCGGCGCGGCCGACTCGACACAGCGCAGTGCTGCCGACCAGGCGCAACTCGCGATCGCTCGCACGCGAATCGCGCTGCGGCGCGGCGACCTGACGGGGGCGCGATCGGCGGGCCGAGCCGCGCTCGCTCTGGTCACGACGGTCACCGACACGCTTGTCCGCCAGCAGTTGACTGCGGTGGCCGTCTTGCTCGGCGACGCCGGCGCGCTCGATGCGCTCGCCGCACGCAACACCGATCCTGGGCAGATGCCCGCGTCGGTCGCGACCCCCTTCCGTCAACTTGAATCCGCGCTGTTTCTGGGGCGCTGCGCAGAAGCGATGCAGCGGCTGGCCCAGACGGAACGCGCCTTGGAGGGCGCACTGCCACGCTCGGAGCACGCCGGTGCCCGACTGCAGTGGATTCGACCGCTTACGCGCTGGGGACTACCCTGTCTCGGCGTGGAACGCGCCGCGCAGTACCCGATGCAAGTCCTGCTCGACAGTGCCGTCGTCCTGTTGTCGCGGAGCCGACCTGATCAGTCCCGTCGCCTGCTGGCGACGATCCGTGCGCAACGGAGTGGTGCAGCGGTCGGTAGCATCACGTGGGACTACCAGTTTCCCGAGTCGTGGCTGACCATCGCGGCGGGCGACACGACGGCTGGGCTCAACCAACTCGTGGATGCCTTGAATAACCTGGCCACGATGAGCGCCTATACGCTGATCGAACCGCCGCAGGCCGCGTCGCTTCGCAATGCACTGCAGTTTCTCGCCGAGTTTCCGGCACCCCGCGATGCACAGTCTTCCCTTGCGCGCTGGCGGGAGCGCGCCCGCGGCTTTCTCACCCCTTGA
- a CDS encoding RidA family protein, translating into MPTSVTFRAALTALLLVATTACARQTASVDPTFIQPDGPPANPFSPAVRVGNLVFVSGTLGTKPDGTLVPGGIEAETRQVLENIKRTLNAAGLGMDRIVRCQAFIADLKEWPAMNTVYRTYFPNGKFPARTAVQATLLFNARVELECVAAAK; encoded by the coding sequence ATGCCCACTTCTGTCACGTTTCGCGCCGCGCTCACCGCGCTCCTGCTGGTGGCCACCACGGCCTGCGCCCGTCAGACCGCCTCGGTCGACCCCACGTTCATTCAGCCCGACGGCCCGCCGGCGAATCCGTTCTCCCCGGCGGTCCGCGTGGGCAATCTCGTCTTCGTGTCCGGCACGCTGGGCACCAAGCCCGACGGGACGCTGGTGCCGGGCGGCATCGAGGCCGAAACCCGGCAGGTCCTCGAGAACATCAAGCGGACGCTCAACGCGGCCGGTCTGGGCATGGACCGTATCGTGCGCTGCCAGGCGTTCATCGCCGACCTCAAGGAATGGCCGGCGATGAACACGGTGTATCGCACCTACTTCCCCAACGGAAAGTTCCCCGCGCGCACGGCCGTGCAGGCGACGCTGCTGTTCAACGCGCGCGTGGAACTGGAGTGCGTGGCGGCGGCGAAGTAG
- a CDS encoding GMC family oxidoreductase, with protein MQSEPTAFDAIVVGSGISGGWAAKELTEKGLKVLLLERGRMVEHIKDYTNATKGPWEYPHRGGRTQRMIADYPVLKRDYPLNEKNLDFWANDKDSPYTEVKRFDWYRGYQLGGRSLMWGRQSYRWSDFDFEANAKDGIAVDWPIRYKDIAPWYSYVEKFAGIQGTRENLPQLPDGEFLPGFELNCGERGVKAKLEKHYAGKRHLIIGRTANITKPMDGRGACQTRDACWLGCIYGAYFSTQSSTLPAARKTGNLTLKVNSIVHELVYDKNTKRVSGVRVTDALTQQSTEYTAKIVFLCASTLNSTWLLMRSARDIWPGGLGSSSGELGHNLMDHHFRLGASGTLEGMDDQYYNGRRPTGFYIPRFVNLFGDKRAYLRGFGYQGGAGRDSWQRGVAELGVGGAFKDMLTEPGQWNVGANAFGEMLPNHKNMVSLDETKTDKWGMPVLKIDCAIGENEQLMRKDMMSEMAEMLEAGGAKNVHTFDNGYAPGMGIHEMGTARMGRDPKTSVLNANNQVWDAPNVFVTDGSCMTSSAAVNPSLTYMALTARAVDFAVNALNKREL; from the coding sequence ATGCAATCCGAACCGACTGCTTTCGACGCCATCGTCGTCGGCTCCGGCATCTCCGGGGGCTGGGCGGCCAAGGAGCTCACCGAAAAGGGGCTCAAGGTCCTGCTGTTGGAGCGCGGCCGCATGGTCGAGCACATCAAGGACTACACGAACGCCACCAAGGGGCCGTGGGAGTACCCGCACCGCGGCGGGCGCACCCAGCGCATGATCGCCGACTATCCGGTGCTCAAGCGCGACTACCCGCTCAACGAAAAGAACCTCGACTTCTGGGCGAACGACAAGGACTCGCCGTACACCGAGGTCAAGCGCTTCGACTGGTACCGCGGCTACCAGCTCGGCGGCCGCTCGCTGATGTGGGGGCGCCAGAGCTACCGCTGGAGTGATTTCGACTTCGAAGCGAACGCCAAGGACGGCATCGCGGTGGATTGGCCGATCCGCTACAAGGACATCGCGCCCTGGTACTCGTACGTAGAGAAGTTCGCCGGCATTCAGGGCACGCGCGAAAACTTGCCGCAGCTCCCCGACGGCGAATTCCTCCCCGGCTTTGAGCTCAACTGCGGCGAGCGGGGGGTGAAGGCCAAGCTCGAGAAGCACTACGCCGGCAAGCGGCACCTCATCATCGGCCGGACCGCCAACATCACCAAGCCCATGGACGGGCGCGGGGCGTGTCAGACGCGCGATGCCTGCTGGCTGGGATGCATCTACGGCGCCTACTTCAGCACGCAGAGCTCCACGCTGCCGGCCGCCCGCAAGACGGGCAATCTCACGCTCAAGGTGAACAGCATCGTGCACGAACTCGTGTACGACAAGAACACCAAGCGGGTCTCGGGCGTGCGGGTTACCGATGCGCTCACGCAGCAAAGCACCGAGTACACGGCCAAGATCGTCTTCCTGTGTGCGTCGACACTGAACTCGACGTGGCTGCTCATGCGGTCGGCACGCGACATCTGGCCCGGCGGTCTGGGGAGCAGCAGCGGCGAGCTTGGTCACAACCTCATGGACCATCACTTCCGCCTCGGTGCCTCCGGGACGCTCGAGGGGATGGATGATCAGTACTACAACGGCCGCCGCCCCACGGGCTTCTACATTCCCCGCTTCGTGAATCTCTTTGGCGACAAGCGCGCGTATCTGCGCGGCTTTGGCTATCAGGGCGGCGCGGGGCGCGACAGCTGGCAGCGTGGTGTCGCCGAGTTGGGGGTGGGTGGCGCGTTCAAGGACATGCTCACCGAGCCGGGGCAGTGGAATGTGGGCGCCAACGCCTTCGGCGAGATGCTCCCCAACCACAAGAACATGGTCAGTCTCGACGAGACCAAGACCGACAAGTGGGGCATGCCGGTGCTCAAGATCGACTGCGCGATCGGCGAGAATGAGCAGCTGATGCGCAAGGACATGATGAGCGAGATGGCCGAGATGCTGGAGGCGGGCGGTGCGAAGAACGTGCACACGTTCGACAACGGCTACGCCCCCGGCATGGGCATCCATGAGATGGGCACCGCGCGCATGGGCCGCGATCCGAAGACCAGCGTGCTCAACGCCAACAATCAGGTGTGGGACGCACCGAACGTGTTCGTCACGGACGGCTCCTGCATGACCAGCTCGGCGGCCGTGAATCCGAGCCTCACCTACATGGCGCTCACCGCGCGCGCGGTGGACTTTGCCGTGAACGCGCTGAACAAGCGCGAGCTCTGA